One Candidatus Kaelpia imicola genomic region harbors:
- a CDS encoding Glu/Leu/Phe/Val dehydrogenase dimerization domain-containing protein has protein sequence MSGKNYVTTVLEAVKKRNPGEVEFHQAVTEVLESLIPVVDKHPELEDTALLERIVEPERQIIFRVPWQDDRGKIHVNRAFRVQFNSALGPY, from the coding sequence ATGTCAGGCAAAAATTATGTAACAACTGTTTTAGAAGCAGTAAAGAAGAGAAATCCAGGAGAAGTAGAGTTCCATCAGGCTGTAACTGAAGTTTTAGAATCGCTTATTCCCGTAGTTGATAAGCATCCTGAACTTGAGGACACTGCATTACTAGAGAGGATAGTTGAGCCGGAGCGTCAGATCATATTTCGCGTACCTTGGCAGGATGATAGGGGTAAGATACATGTTAATAGAGCTTTCAGAGTTCAGTTTAATTCTGCTCTAGGCCCATATA